DNA from Puniceicoccaceae bacterium:
GGAGTTGCGCATCTTCACCAGCACTGTACCCACGGAGCATCGCATGGTAACGTTGCTGCAAGACCCGCAGTACCGCGTCGCGCTGGCGTGGCAGAATGTGGCATACAACCAACCGCCCCATCCGAGCTTTTATCTGGACGAAGCGGCACCGCTTCCGACACCTGTGCAGATCGAGGTTTTGTCTGCTCCGTGATGCCGAGAGTGAGAGGTGTGCGTTCCCCGAAACAAAGCTGTTTGGATTTGTCGGGGAACTGACACCCTGCAGGCTGATCAGCTCTTCTTCAGAAACGCAAGTGCACCAAAGACGCACGCGATTTCGAGAGGCCAGGTGTTTTGCATCAGTGAAGTAAAGCCAGTGACCTGTTGCAGATGATACGAAAATGCGGAGAGCATGACCGTTACAATCAACAGGCAGGCGAGCCTTTGCTGGATGCCCAGGGCCACCAGAATGCCTCCGACCAGTTCGATGGCGGTGGCGACGACGCCGAGTGCTGTGTGCAACGCGGGAATATCGGGCACAAACGGCGGCATCGAACCGAGTTGCTGCAGGAAGGATGGGCCACTGAGCAGTTTCATGAGACCATGGCAGGCCATGAAAATGCCCATGCTGATGCGAAGGAACAGGTAAGCGGATTTTGAAGTCATCAGATTTTTTGGGTTTAGGATAGAAGGATTCCCGTTGGGGAACAGGACTAATCGGCAGAATCTCATCAGGAAATGAGCGTGGAATCAATGCCCATTTTGGTCGTGATTTGGCACAGGAAATCGGAGTCGCGAAATTGGGAATTGCACTGTGGAGGTGTGACAAAGGTCAGCGAGGAATTCACACTCTGTTCTCGAAAAACGATTGAATTTGTGAGGCGTTCTTGCATTGTGCCCTCAAGCGCCTGTTGGAGGGAATGCGTTCTCATCCCAGGTGTTCAATGGACTGAAACCTAAACTGCAACCCAACTCTGTCGTGAACGAACTAACCTTGTCTCCCTGGGCCCTGAATGTGTCTCCATCCCCAACACTTGCTGTGGATTCGCTTGCAAAAGCGATGAAGGCTGAAGGGCGGGATGTCTGCGGATTTGGATCGGGAGAACCCGATTTTGACACCCCTGAATTCATCAAGCAGGCCTGCGTGGATGCGCTGGCAGCGGGCAAGACCAAATACACGCCTGCCCCTGGGATTCCGGAGCTGCGCAAGGAGCTGGCGGACAAGTATGTTCGCGAATACGGTCTCAATGGGGTGAAGATGGGCAACGTGATTGTGAGTCCAGGTGGAAAGTTCAGTTGTTACCTGGCCATCCTCGCGCTGGCGGGTCCGGGCGATGAGGTCATCATCCCGGCACCGTACTGGGTCAGTTACCCTGAGATGGTCAAACTCGCTGGTGCCACACCGGTTGAAGTGTTTGCAGGCGGGGAACAGGATTTCAAGATCACGCCTGCACAATTGGAGAGTGTGATCACTTCGAAATCCCGCGTGGTCATTTTGAATTCTCCCTCCAATCCAACGGGAACCGTGTATTCCGAGGCCGAAATTCGTGCGCTCTACGAAGTCGCGGCGAAGCACAATCTGTGGATTCTGTCCGATGAGATTTACGAGTATCTTCTCTATGAAGGTGCGCGGCATTTCTCTGTTGCATCCATTAATGAGGATGCTTTCAACCGCACCGTGATTGCGTCGGGCTTCAGCAAGAGCTATTCGATGACAGGTTGGCGTCTGGGAACCCTTGTGGCACCGGATAAGGTGGCAAAGGCAATTGCAGACCTGCAGAGTCAGACGAGTTCGAATCCCACCACCTTCGCCCAGTATGGTGCATTGGCAGCCCTGCAAAAGCCCGCTGAAGCACGTGCGGCCATTGATGTGATGCTGACCGCATTTGACCGTCGTCGACGTTTTCTGCATGGGGAGCTTTCGTCGATTGAAGGCATTCGATGCCCGAAGGCGTTGGGTGCGTTTTACCTGTTTCCGGATGTATCGGATTTTGGATTGAGTGCCAATGAATTTGCGACACGTCTGCTCAAGGAAAAGGAAGTGGCAGTTGTGCCGGGCGAGGGCTTTGGCGCACCTGGCTACATTCGCCTGAGTTATGCCACTTCAGATGAGGTAATCGAAAAAGGCGTCGAGCGCATCAGGGAATTCTGTTCGCAGCTTCGATCCTGATTCTTAACGAGACTGCCGGGCTGCTGCAAGTTGAATGGCAGCCCGGTCGTCAGCCTGCGAGGTGGCATCACATCCACTTGTCCAGGCGCCGATGACGCGCCGTTTGCAGGCGTTCGATGAGTCGATCAGGTTGACTCTCGACGATGAGATCATCGAGGTGATCTTGTTTCAGATAGCCTGCCTGAACGGTGTGCTGTAAAAATTGCAGCAGCCCATCATAGAAACCATCGACGTTGAGGATGGAGCAGGGCTTTTCGTGAAAGGAAAGTTGTTTCCAGGTGAAGGTTTCGAAGAGTTCTTCGAGTGTGCCAATGCCACCGGGAAGTGAGACAAAAGCGTCTGCGAGTTCTGCCATCTTGAGCTTGCGTTCGTGCATGGTCGATACGACGTGCAGTTCATGGAGCTTTGGGTGTCCCAACTCTTTGTCCATCAGTGCCTTGGGGATGACGCCTACGACAGTTCCTCCCGCACTGAGCGCCCCGTCTGCGACGGCTCCCATCAGACCGACGGCACCGCCGCCGTAGATGAGGCGGATGCCGTGCTTGGCGAGAAGTGCTCCAAAATCAAAGGCGCTGGATTTCAAGCCGGATGATTTTCCGGCACTTGAGCCGCAGTAGACACAAATCGATTGAATAGGCATGGACGTGCATAGTTCGCCCGTCTCGGAAATTCAATCTGAAATCGCAACTTGTGTTTGAAGTCGTGTGGGAGCTGGGAGCTGCTGACAGGTAGGGGGGCGC
Protein-coding regions in this window:
- a CDS encoding DoxX family protein, which codes for MTSKSAYLFLRISMGIFMACHGLMKLLSGPSFLQQLGSMPPFVPDIPALHTALGVVATAIELVGGILVALGIQQRLACLLIVTVMLSAFSYHLQQVTGFTSLMQNTWPLEIACVFGALAFLKKS
- a CDS encoding pyridoxal phosphate-dependent aminotransferase encodes the protein MNELTLSPWALNVSPSPTLAVDSLAKAMKAEGRDVCGFGSGEPDFDTPEFIKQACVDALAAGKTKYTPAPGIPELRKELADKYVREYGLNGVKMGNVIVSPGGKFSCYLAILALAGPGDEVIIPAPYWVSYPEMVKLAGATPVEVFAGGEQDFKITPAQLESVITSKSRVVILNSPSNPTGTVYSEAEIRALYEVAAKHNLWILSDEIYEYLLYEGARHFSVASINEDAFNRTVIASGFSKSYSMTGWRLGTLVAPDKVAKAIADLQSQTSSNPTTFAQYGALAALQKPAEARAAIDVMLTAFDRRRRFLHGELSSIEGIRCPKALGAFYLFPDVSDFGLSANEFATRLLKEKEVAVVPGEGFGAPGYIRLSYATSDEVIEKGVERIREFCSQLRS
- a CDS encoding TIGR00730 family Rossman fold protein; translated protein: MPIQSICVYCGSSAGKSSGLKSSAFDFGALLAKHGIRLIYGGGAVGLMGAVADGALSAGGTVVGVIPKALMDKELGHPKLHELHVVSTMHERKLKMAELADAFVSLPGGIGTLEELFETFTWKQLSFHEKPCSILNVDGFYDGLLQFLQHTVQAGYLKQDHLDDLIVESQPDRLIERLQTARHRRLDKWM